A single Blastopirellula retiformator DNA region contains:
- a CDS encoding Gfo/Idh/MocA family protein translates to MHQQSRRQALKYLAASGVGASFVISGTKSSGQVIGANDRVRVAVAGINGRGQVHMRVYGGLKNVEIAYLIDPDSRLFASRRAAVKQQTGFTPKCVQDVREALEDRSLDAVSIAAPNHWHALMTIWSCQAGKDVYVEKPCSHNIVEGQRMVAAAQRYDRIVQHGTQWRSDPKWRDYTADIRSGKYGKLQTANIQIFRPRKSIGIRASTAPPRELDYDLWVGPAPMNPYRTNLVHYQWHWIWDYGNGELGNLGSHEFEMVRWALPEGAAPQSVVSIGGRFGYDDQGQTPNSQLTAFDFGETKLVCQQRGLDYDSPIRMAIGFQTDAGLVQGGKFYPRGKQTGESIANAPADGLPENNGVRHFQNFIDCVRSRKKEDLASDVLDGHQTAVLAHLGNTSYRLGQEVPFAKSPEGLADNQLAAESWEAMQRHLVTLGDVDLSRGRYRLGPTLRFDAATETFVDNAAANALRSRPDRARFELPEIPS, encoded by the coding sequence ATGCATCAGCAAAGTCGCCGTCAGGCGCTCAAGTATCTAGCGGCCAGCGGCGTCGGCGCCTCGTTCGTAATTTCCGGCACGAAATCATCGGGGCAAGTGATCGGAGCCAACGATCGCGTACGGGTCGCGGTCGCAGGAATTAATGGCCGCGGCCAGGTCCACATGCGCGTCTATGGCGGTCTGAAAAACGTTGAGATCGCGTACCTGATCGATCCCGATAGTCGATTGTTCGCTTCACGCCGCGCCGCCGTCAAGCAACAGACCGGCTTTACGCCCAAGTGCGTGCAGGACGTGCGCGAGGCGCTAGAGGATCGGTCGCTCGACGCGGTTTCGATCGCCGCGCCCAATCATTGGCATGCGCTGATGACGATCTGGTCATGCCAGGCCGGCAAAGACGTCTACGTCGAAAAGCCGTGCAGCCATAACATCGTCGAAGGCCAGCGCATGGTGGCGGCGGCCCAGCGGTACGACCGCATCGTGCAACATGGCACGCAGTGGCGCAGCGACCCCAAGTGGCGCGATTACACGGCCGACATTCGCAGCGGTAAGTATGGCAAACTGCAAACGGCCAACATTCAGATCTTTCGGCCGCGGAAAAGTATCGGCATCCGAGCGTCGACCGCCCCGCCGCGTGAGCTGGACTACGACCTGTGGGTTGGCCCGGCGCCGATGAATCCGTACCGAACCAACCTGGTGCACTACCAATGGCACTGGATCTGGGACTATGGCAACGGCGAATTGGGGAATCTCGGTTCGCACGAGTTTGAGATGGTCCGTTGGGCGCTGCCTGAGGGCGCCGCGCCGCAAAGCGTCGTTAGCATCGGCGGCCGCTTTGGCTACGACGATCAGGGGCAAACGCCCAACTCGCAACTGACGGCGTTCGACTTTGGTGAGACGAAGTTGGTTTGCCAACAGCGCGGCCTCGACTACGACAGCCCGATCCGGATGGCGATTGGTTTTCAGACCGACGCGGGCCTGGTTCAAGGGGGCAAGTTCTATCCCCGCGGCAAACAAACAGGCGAGAGCATCGCCAACGCCCCTGCCGACGGTCTGCCCGAGAATAACGGCGTCCGCCATTTCCAGAACTTCATCGATTGCGTTCGCAGTCGCAAGAAAGAGGATCTCGCCAGCGACGTTCTGGATGGTCATCAAACGGCCGTGCTGGCCCACCTGGGGAACACGTCGTATCGCCTGGGCCAGGAAGTTCCGTTCGCCAAATCGCCCGAAGGCCTGGCTGACAATCAACTGGCCGCCGAGTCGTGGGAAGCGATGCAGCGGCACTTGGTCACGCTCGGCGACGTCGACCTGTCGCGCGGCCGCTACCGCCTTGGCCCGACCCTGCGGTTTGACGCCGCCACCGAGACGTTTGTCGACAATGCGGCGGCGAATGCGTTGCGAAGCCGCCCCGATCGGGCCAGATTTGAACTGCCGGAGATACCGAGCTAG
- a CDS encoding Asp-tRNA(Asn)/Glu-tRNA(Gln) amidotransferase subunit GatA: MSLIHASAAQLLTQLESGEITSVELTKACLAQIEGADKQVGSFLRVMTDSALEQAESVDARRKKGEKLGLLAGVPVAIKDLLCTKGEVTTCASKMLENFVPPYDATVISKLKAADAVLIGKTNMDEFAMGGSTENSALGKTRNPWNLDCVPGGSSGGAAACLAASMAPLSIGTDTGGSIRQPASFCGVVGMKPTYGLVSRYGLIAFASSLDQIGPMARTAEDTALLLEAIAGYDPHDSTSANVRIPAYSQSVKQPLKGLRLGIVKEHFGEGLDSEVDAAVQEAIKVYKSLGATVTDISLPHSKYGIAVYYIIAPSEASSNLARFDGAHYGHRCDEAKMLEQLAKERAELEAKGDEEELKKLDTSLVRMYRQSRAEGFGPEVKRRIMLGTYTLSAGYYDAYYLKALKVRRLISNDYETAFKNVDLLIGPTAPTPSFAAGTKTDDPLAMYLGDLFTVTANLAGVGGISIPCGFSKSGMPIGVQLQGPPLAEERLLQAAHMYQTATDWHERRPELS, encoded by the coding sequence ATGTCTCTGATTCACGCTTCCGCCGCACAACTGCTTACGCAGCTGGAGTCGGGCGAGATTACCTCTGTCGAACTGACCAAGGCCTGCCTGGCCCAGATCGAAGGGGCCGATAAACAGGTTGGCTCGTTCTTGCGGGTCATGACCGACTCTGCCCTGGAGCAAGCCGAAAGCGTTGACGCGCGGCGCAAGAAGGGCGAAAAGCTCGGCCTGCTGGCCGGCGTTCCGGTCGCGATCAAAGACCTGCTCTGCACCAAGGGTGAAGTCACCACCTGTGCGTCGAAGATGCTGGAGAACTTCGTTCCTCCGTACGACGCCACGGTGATCAGCAAGCTGAAGGCGGCCGACGCGGTCTTGATCGGCAAGACCAACATGGACGAGTTCGCCATGGGGGGCTCGACCGAAAACTCGGCCCTCGGCAAGACCCGCAACCCGTGGAACCTCGACTGCGTCCCCGGCGGATCGAGCGGCGGCGCCGCGGCCTGTTTGGCTGCGTCGATGGCCCCGCTTTCGATCGGTACCGACACCGGCGGTTCGATCCGTCAGCCGGCGTCGTTCTGCGGCGTGGTTGGGATGAAGCCGACTTACGGTCTGGTCAGCCGCTACGGCTTGATCGCGTTCGCGAGCAGCCTGGATCAAATCGGCCCGATGGCTCGCACGGCGGAGGATACCGCACTTTTGCTGGAAGCGATCGCCGGCTATGACCCGCACGACTCGACCTCGGCCAACGTGCGGATTCCGGCCTACTCGCAGTCGGTTAAACAGCCGCTGAAGGGTTTACGCCTGGGCATCGTCAAAGAGCACTTCGGCGAAGGGCTCGATAGCGAAGTCGACGCGGCCGTTCAGGAAGCGATCAAGGTTTACAAGTCGCTCGGCGCCACGGTGACCGACATCTCGCTGCCCCACAGCAAGTACGGCATCGCGGTCTACTACATCATCGCCCCGAGTGAAGCTTCGAGTAACCTGGCCCGCTTTGACGGCGCCCACTATGGCCATCGCTGCGATGAAGCGAAGATGCTGGAGCAGTTGGCGAAAGAGCGAGCCGAACTGGAAGCGAAGGGAGACGAGGAAGAGCTGAAGAAGCTCGATACGTCGCTCGTTCGCATGTACCGCCAAAGCCGAGCGGAAGGATTTGGGCCGGAGGTCAAGCGGCGGATTATGCTCGGCACCTACACGCTCAGCGCCGGTTACTACGACGCCTACTATTTGAAGGCGCTCAAGGTTCGCCGCCTGATCAGCAACGACTACGAAACGGCGTTTAAGAACGTCGATCTGCTGATTGGCCCGACCGCACCCACGCCGTCGTTTGCCGCCGGAACGAAAACCGACGATCCGTTGGCGATGTACCTGGGCGACTTGTTCACGGTGACCGCCAACCTGGCTGGCGTCGGCGGGATTTCGATTCCGTGCGGATTCAGCAAGAGCGGCATGCCGATCGGCGTTCAATTGCAAGGACCGCCGCTGGCTGAAGAGCGTCTACTGCAAGCGGCCCATATGTATCAAACCGCGACCGACTGGCACGAGCGGAGACCGGAACTGTCATGA
- the rpmB gene encoding 50S ribosomal protein L28 produces MAKACEICGKGPQVGNQVTLRGKAKYLGGVGTKITGITRRKFKPNLQTVKAVTPSGQHKSMQVCAQCIRSGRVKKVVRHKPFKLPSEEKVAK; encoded by the coding sequence ATGGCCAAAGCATGTGAAATCTGCGGCAAGGGTCCGCAGGTCGGAAACCAGGTGACTCTCCGTGGTAAAGCGAAGTACCTCGGCGGCGTCGGTACCAAAATCACCGGCATCACCCGTCGCAAGTTCAAGCCGAACCTGCAGACCGTCAAAGCGGTGACTCCGTCGGGTCAGCACAAGTCGATGCAGGTTTGCGCCCAGTGCATCCGCAGCGGCCGCGTGAAGAAGGTCGTTCGCCACAAGCCGTTCAAGTTGCCGTCGGAAGAAAAAGTGGCGAAGTAG
- the gatC gene encoding Asp-tRNA(Asn)/Glu-tRNA(Gln) amidotransferase subunit GatC, whose product MSLSQNDVKKVSLLARLLLTEEELTTMTGQMSDIVGYVEQLGELDTTDVEPMAHAVEQFNVFAADEVAPSLPRDEALANAPKRDDECFRVPAVLGE is encoded by the coding sequence ATGAGCCTTTCTCAAAACGACGTCAAAAAGGTGTCGCTATTGGCGCGGCTGCTCCTCACGGAGGAAGAGCTGACGACGATGACTGGGCAGATGAGTGATATCGTCGGTTACGTCGAGCAACTAGGTGAGCTCGACACGACCGACGTCGAACCGATGGCCCACGCGGTTGAACAGTTCAATGTGTTCGCCGCGGATGAGGTCGCCCCTTCCCTGCCGCGCGACGAAGCGCTGGCGAACGCTCCGAAACGGGACGACGAATGTTTTCGCGTCCCGGCCGTCTTGGGCGAATAG
- a CDS encoding DUF1559 domain-containing protein, with translation MLRISLHKRPGFTLVELLVVIAIIGVLIALLLPAVQQAREAARRMQCTNQLKQAALALHNYADTHRKLPAAAYDAASASGMSLWVRLAPFMEQGAFYDRYRDTENWNSTSNLDLLLDAPMESIRCPSGSVDRYSGSVASRCEYYTTHYYGILGPIGENAANGNTEYNYLDEIPGEIATEGMFTLATNDVRTSIGFEGITDGTSNTLAFGEICWNDYTAYREYTLGMVDYGGSTGMGAFTYKSVKWPINIGLHSTSAVYSAFSNNGPFGSHHPGGANFALGDGSVRFIPETIDMSNYLGMASRNGGEVVEIP, from the coding sequence ATGTTACGAATTTCTTTGCACAAGCGGCCTGGGTTTACCCTGGTCGAACTGCTGGTAGTGATCGCCATTATTGGCGTCTTGATCGCGTTGCTCTTGCCGGCGGTTCAGCAGGCCCGCGAAGCGGCGCGGCGCATGCAGTGCACCAATCAGCTGAAGCAGGCCGCGCTGGCGCTGCACAACTATGCCGATACGCATCGGAAGCTTCCGGCGGCCGCCTATGACGCCGCCAGCGCCAGCGGCATGAGTCTCTGGGTGCGGCTGGCGCCCTTTATGGAGCAAGGCGCCTTCTATGATCGCTATCGCGATACGGAAAACTGGAACTCGACCAGCAACCTGGACCTGCTGCTCGATGCGCCGATGGAGAGCATTCGCTGCCCCAGTGGCTCGGTTGATCGCTACTCCGGTTCGGTCGCCTCGCGATGCGAGTACTACACCACGCATTATTACGGAATCTTGGGGCCGATCGGAGAGAACGCCGCCAACGGCAACACGGAATACAACTATCTGGATGAAATCCCCGGAGAGATCGCGACCGAAGGAATGTTTACGCTGGCGACCAACGATGTGCGGACCTCGATCGGGTTTGAGGGAATCACCGATGGAACCTCGAACACGCTCGCCTTTGGCGAAATCTGCTGGAACGATTACACCGCGTATCGCGAATACACGCTGGGGATGGTCGACTACGGCGGCTCGACCGGGATGGGGGCGTTCACCTACAAGAGCGTCAAATGGCCGATCAATATCGGCTTGCACAGCACCAGCGCCGTCTACTCGGCCTTCAGCAATAACGGACCATTTGGCAGCCATCATCCCGGCGGGGCCAACTTCGCCTTGGGGGACGGCAGTGTGCGATTCATCCCTGAAACGATCGACATGAGCAACTACCTGGGAATGGCGAGCCGCAATGGCGGCGAGGTGGTCGAAATTCCGTAG
- a CDS encoding SulP family inorganic anion transporter, whose product MLNFFQNRQQNIKNDLLSGLTVALALVPEAVAFAFVAGVSPVIGLYSAFFLGLLTAIFGGRPGMISGATGAMAVIVVSLVAVHGIEYMFPAVILCGLLQITFGLTRLGVLIRMVPHSVMLGFVNGLAIVIGMAQFGSFQTISDSGVLSYLSGPPLWIMLALTAVTMLIIWQLPKFTRAIPSSLAALLLITIASVAINQTLDKSWTAPNQEHVVMTVGDMLLTNAKSKAATAARGDVATDAHGAAVVDANAELTPEVAAAMASVTPETTGISGGLPRLFFLEYVLPPLTWETLLIILPYSFVLAAVGLIESLMTLTLVDEITETQGSGNRECVGQGIANVVCGLFGGMGGCAMIGQSLINVNSGGRGRLSGVTAAVCLLAFVLFLAPWIEMIPMAALVGVMFMVVIGTFEWASLQMFGKVPASDYFVMLVVAGYTAVMHDLATAVILGVIVSALVFAWRHSKNIGADIKINEEGAKVYQLHGPLFFASVTSFKKLFDPENDPEDVVIDFYYTRVYDQSGMEAITGLTEKYDQLGKRLVLTHLSPECRKMLDRAHKIVTVNHAEEPQYHVTTERILKVEKTKEETRA is encoded by the coding sequence ATGCTCAATTTTTTCCAAAATCGGCAGCAGAACATCAAAAACGACCTCCTCTCGGGGCTGACCGTCGCTTTGGCCTTGGTGCCGGAAGCGGTCGCGTTCGCCTTCGTGGCAGGGGTCTCGCCGGTGATCGGGCTCTACTCCGCTTTCTTTCTGGGGCTGCTAACCGCGATCTTCGGCGGCCGGCCTGGGATGATCTCCGGGGCGACCGGCGCGATGGCGGTGATCGTCGTATCGCTGGTAGCGGTCCACGGCATCGAGTACATGTTTCCCGCCGTCATCCTGTGCGGGCTGCTGCAGATCACCTTCGGGCTGACGCGGCTCGGGGTGCTGATCCGGATGGTGCCCCATTCGGTGATGCTGGGGTTTGTGAATGGCTTGGCGATCGTGATCGGCATGGCCCAGTTTGGCAGCTTTCAAACGATCAGCGACTCGGGCGTCCTCAGCTATCTGAGCGGTCCGCCCCTGTGGATCATGTTGGCCCTGACCGCGGTAACGATGCTGATTATCTGGCAACTGCCAAAGTTCACCCGGGCGATTCCCTCGTCGCTGGCAGCGCTCCTGCTGATCACGATCGCCTCGGTGGCGATTAACCAGACGCTCGACAAATCTTGGACAGCGCCCAATCAAGAGCATGTTGTGATGACGGTCGGCGACATGCTGCTGACCAACGCCAAATCCAAAGCGGCGACCGCGGCCCGCGGCGACGTCGCGACCGACGCGCATGGCGCCGCAGTTGTGGACGCAAACGCCGAACTGACGCCGGAAGTCGCCGCCGCCATGGCGAGCGTCACTCCGGAAACGACCGGCATCTCCGGCGGACTGCCGCGGCTCTTCTTTTTGGAATACGTGCTGCCGCCGCTGACCTGGGAAACGCTGCTGATCATCTTGCCCTACTCGTTCGTCCTGGCGGCGGTCGGCTTGATCGAATCGCTAATGACGCTGACCCTGGTCGACGAAATCACCGAGACCCAAGGTAGCGGCAACCGCGAGTGCGTTGGGCAGGGGATCGCCAATGTCGTCTGCGGTCTGTTTGGCGGTATGGGTGGCTGTGCGATGATCGGCCAATCGCTCATCAATGTGAACTCGGGCGGTCGCGGCCGGCTCTCAGGCGTCACCGCCGCCGTCTGCTTGTTGGCGTTCGTGCTGTTTTTGGCGCCCTGGATCGAGATGATCCCGATGGCGGCGCTGGTTGGCGTGATGTTCATGGTGGTGATCGGCACGTTCGAGTGGGCGTCGCTGCAGATGTTCGGCAAAGTGCCGGCCAGCGATTATTTTGTGATGCTGGTCGTCGCCGGCTACACCGCCGTGATGCACGACCTGGCGACGGCGGTGATCTTGGGGGTGATCGTTTCGGCCCTGGTCTTCGCCTGGCGGCACTCCAAGAACATCGGCGCTGACATCAAGATCAACGAGGAAGGCGCCAAGGTCTATCAACTGCATGGGCCGCTCTTCTTCGCCTCGGTGACGAGCTTCAAAAAGCTGTTCGATCCGGAGAACGATCCCGAGGACGTCGTGATCGACTTCTACTACACCCGGGTCTACGACCAGTCAGGCATGGAAGCGATCACCGGCCTGACCGAGAAGTACGACCAACTCGGCAAACGCCTGGTGCTGACGCACCTGAGCCCCGAGTGCCGCAAGATGCTCGACCGGGCCCATAAGATCGTCACGGTCAATCACGCCGAAGAGCCGCAGTACCACGTGACGACCGAGCGGATCTTGAAGGTGGAGAAGACGAAGGAAGAGACGCGGGCGTAG
- a CDS encoding type II toxin-antitoxin system VapC family toxin: MPILVDTSILVRTSQPNAVHFSAAVDATTRLLTSELQACIVPQVLYEYWVVATRPAAQNGLDFSGENTAQELDRLLEFFHLLPDDDAIFASREELCSEPGEVEKCHEGIFQQAAN; this comes from the coding sequence ATGCCCATTCTCGTCGATACAAGCATTCTTGTTCGGACGTCGCAGCCGAACGCCGTTCATTTTTCGGCCGCGGTCGATGCGACGACGCGATTGCTTACATCGGAACTTCAGGCCTGTATTGTTCCGCAAGTCCTGTATGAGTATTGGGTCGTTGCAACGCGTCCTGCCGCTCAAAATGGCTTAGACTTCTCCGGCGAAAATACGGCTCAAGAACTCGATCGGTTGTTAGAGTTTTTTCATCTCTTGCCGGATGACGACGCCATTTTTGCGAGCCGCGAAGAGCTATGCTCTGAGCCTGGCGAGGTTGAAAAATGCCACGAGGGCATTTTTCAACAGGCAGCTAACTGA